One stretch of Roseimicrobium sp. ORNL1 DNA includes these proteins:
- a CDS encoding HAMP domain-containing sensor histidine kinase, translated as MRSTLRPVSPNRLSWRISLPFAAFVLAGSILLVALQWWNIQQDERQDFARLAQTNAEFLRRMTLPSSERMASQLGEVLGVEVYFRHRDTGLTTPAMPDPMLREALAKQLAPDGMSHEIGRFDAVAVPLDDMRDLVLAKPSPPLYATLRHPRTLALLATFWFFALAFGWVLARGLVMPLRHLARRLPDIDSPGPLNLPEASRNDEIGDVARAFLHTREALHNERDQRAQAEKLAVLGRMTAALAHEIQNPVSAIKMHAQLWPGGEVEGRITAQTIEHEAARIESLVSQWMYLSKPQPPTMRRVELVAVLTRVMQVHQPQIEHAQIHTTLDASEPLPVRGDSRRLAQVFSNLLVNAIQAMPIGGALTVKATSDGKVITVSFMDTGNGFSTDALARFSEFFFSEREGGMGIGLSVAAEIVKAHEGELRVENRAQGGANVSVLLPQLKQ; from the coding sequence GTGCGTTCCACACTCCGGCCAGTGTCACCCAATCGTCTTTCCTGGCGCATCTCGCTGCCCTTCGCCGCATTCGTGCTGGCGGGGTCGATCCTGCTCGTGGCGCTCCAGTGGTGGAACATCCAGCAGGATGAGCGGCAGGATTTTGCGCGGCTGGCACAGACGAATGCGGAATTCCTCCGGCGCATGACGCTGCCCTCCAGCGAGCGCATGGCCTCCCAGTTGGGCGAGGTGCTCGGGGTGGAGGTGTACTTCAGGCATCGGGACACTGGGCTGACCACTCCCGCCATGCCAGACCCGATGCTACGAGAAGCACTGGCAAAGCAGCTCGCACCCGATGGCATGTCTCATGAAATCGGACGGTTCGACGCGGTGGCGGTGCCCCTGGATGACATGCGCGATCTTGTGCTGGCCAAGCCCAGTCCCCCACTCTACGCCACACTGCGCCACCCCCGGACACTGGCACTGCTGGCGACCTTCTGGTTTTTTGCGCTGGCCTTCGGCTGGGTGCTGGCGCGCGGCCTAGTGATGCCGCTGCGCCATCTTGCTCGCCGCCTTCCAGACATCGATTCTCCGGGCCCGCTCAACCTGCCCGAAGCTTCGCGCAACGATGAAATCGGCGATGTCGCACGCGCTTTCCTTCACACGCGAGAAGCCCTGCACAATGAGCGTGATCAGCGCGCGCAGGCGGAGAAGCTCGCCGTGCTGGGACGCATGACCGCGGCGCTGGCGCATGAAATTCAGAATCCCGTATCTGCCATCAAGATGCATGCGCAGCTCTGGCCGGGGGGAGAGGTGGAAGGCCGCATCACCGCACAAACCATCGAACACGAGGCTGCTCGCATCGAAAGCCTGGTCAGCCAGTGGATGTACTTGAGCAAACCGCAGCCGCCCACCATGCGCCGGGTGGAGCTGGTGGCCGTGCTCACGCGGGTGATGCAGGTGCACCAGCCGCAGATCGAGCACGCGCAAATCCACACTACGCTGGACGCTTCCGAACCACTTCCTGTCCGTGGGGACTCCCGGCGGCTGGCACAGGTCTTCAGCAATCTGCTGGTGAATGCCATCCAGGCGATGCCTATAGGAGGCGCCTTGACGGTGAAGGCGACTTCCGATGGAAAAGTGATCACGGTCTCCTTCATGGATACGGGAAATGGTTTTTCCACTGACGCACTGGCGCGTTTCTCCGAGTTCTTCTTCAGCGAGAGGGAGGGCGGCATGGGCATCGGACTCAGCGTGGCGGCGGAAATCGTGAAGGCCCACGAAGGAGAACTCCGCGTGGAGAATCGCGCGCAAGGCGGGGCCAATGTCTCGGTGTTGCTGCCGCAGTTGAAACAATAG
- a CDS encoding IS630 family transposase (programmed frameshift) has protein sequence MKSFSMDLRKRLVAGRRRGQSAEELARLFGVSKRSVERFWKRHLEEGTVEPKQRGGYRRSRLEGHDELLHQWISQQPDLSLEEMSERLNKQLDINIGTTALWHRLEKLGLSYKKKTLHAAEQERPDLQAARQLWREQQSQWEGRHLVFLDETGLNTKMSRLYGRSASGQRCRCAVPFGHWHTATLVVALRQDRLCAPCVLDGPMNGSAFLAYIEQFLAPQLTPGDIVICDNLASHKVSGVAQAIEARGARLIYLPAYSPDLNPIEMAFAKLKAHVRHAAQRTFEGLEAAVAQALDMFSPEHCANFFRHANYATN, from the exons ATGAAGAGCTTCAGCATGGATCTGCGTAAGCGACTGGTGGCCGGTCGGCGACGGGGACAAAGCGCCGAGGAACTCGCGCGACTCTTTGGGGTTTCCAAACGCAGCGTCGAACGCTTCTGGAAGCGTCACTTGGAGGAGGGCACGGTGGAACCCAAGCAACGAGGTGGTTACCGCCGCTCCCGCCTGGAAGGACATGATGAGCTGTTGCATCAATGGATCTCCCAGCAACCTGATTTGAGCCTGGAGGAGATGAGCGAGCGTTTGAACAAGCAGTTGGACATCAACATCGGCACCACCGCCCTGTGGCATCGGCTGGAGAAGCTGGGCTTGAGCTATAA AAAAAAAACGCTGCACGCCGCCGAGCAAGAGCGGCCTGACTTGCAAGCGGCTCGCCAGCTCTGGCGTGAGCAGCAAAGCCAATGGGAAGGCCGTCACTTGGTCTTCTTGGACGAGACGGGACTCAATACCAAAATGAGCCGGTTGTATGGACGTTCGGCCAGTGGGCAGCGCTGCCGTTGTGCGGTGCCCTTTGGACATTGGCACACGGCGACTTTGGTGGTGGCGCTGCGTCAGGATCGCCTTTGTGCTCCGTGTGTGCTGGATGGACCCATGAACGGGTCTGCATTCCTAGCCTACATCGAACAGTTCTTGGCTCCGCAACTCACACCCGGTGACATTGTCATCTGCGACAATCTTGCCAGTCACAAGGTCAGCGGCGTGGCACAGGCGATCGAAGCACGAGGCGCACGCTTGATTTACCTGCCTGCGTACAGCCCCGACCTCAATCCCATTGAAATGGCTTTTGCCAAACTCAAAGCACATGTGCGCCATGCAGCACAGCGCACCTTTGAGGGCTTGGAAGCCGCCGTCGCGCAAGCTCTGGACATGTTCTCACCAGAACACTGCGCCAATTTCTTCCGCCATGCCAATTATGCGACAAATTAA
- a CDS encoding TonB-dependent receptor, translating to MKLTTSLPTLLGGLLASGALYPQAPPPASTQTLEPVIVTATLSEEAADNVPYSVTVIDEKRIQELNVASFPEVFKETPGVLFQQTANGQGSPFIRGFTGFRNLALIDGIRLNNSVFREGPNQYWSTIDLLSLSSVELVKGQGSVLYGSDSIGGTVNALTKGPAYRPSPSPATISGKQGKGAKLVQPVSQPVGLGPYVTGMGYVRYATGEDSWTGRLEGSVSEWEKYGVFVGITGRSFGNIEAADLGELLFTGYDDLGIDGKVEIFLDPDTKLTIAHNQMHQYDVWRTHRTVHAVPFAGSSVGTDLQHYFDQDRYLSYIRLEGNPTGGFVDRYDFTFSHHFQGEDRYRLRTGDRYDEEGFDVHTWGFALNMQSETSIGLLSYGANYYLDQVDSYRRSYQGGDLDSVGLQGPVGDDANYHLAGVYLQDEVDLSDRFKVILGVRYTYADADIGRAQDPDTGNAISINDHWHNVSGSARVLYSVDDDKKLKLFTGISQGFRAPNLSDLSRFDIARSGELEVPSPGLDPEEFILTEAGVRWDSDTLSTSLAYFYTDISDMIVRAPTGRIIDGSAEVEKKNAGDGYVQGIEFALNWQFTPDWSVYGNVAWQDGEVDGFPTSSPKSVKEPVSRLLPFTGLVGVRYDNPSRRWWAEANVQITDRADRLSAGDKADTQRIPPGGTPGYTLATVRGGWRATDNLTLTMAVENVFDEDYRIHGSGQNEPGVNFVFGAEMRF from the coding sequence ATGAAACTCACGACCTCACTCCCAACGTTGCTCGGAGGCTTGCTCGCCTCCGGTGCACTCTACCCCCAAGCGCCACCACCCGCATCCACGCAAACTCTGGAACCCGTGATCGTCACGGCCACGCTCTCGGAGGAAGCCGCGGATAACGTGCCCTACTCCGTCACCGTCATTGACGAGAAGCGCATCCAGGAACTCAACGTCGCCAGCTTTCCCGAAGTCTTCAAGGAAACGCCGGGCGTGTTGTTCCAACAAACGGCGAACGGACAAGGCTCCCCTTTCATCCGTGGCTTCACCGGCTTCCGCAACCTTGCGCTCATCGACGGCATCCGCCTGAACAACTCGGTCTTCCGCGAGGGCCCCAACCAGTACTGGAGTACGATCGATCTGCTCAGCCTTTCGAGTGTGGAACTCGTGAAGGGCCAGGGCTCGGTGCTGTATGGCAGCGACTCCATCGGTGGCACCGTGAATGCTCTTACCAAAGGCCCGGCCTATCGCCCGTCACCCTCACCGGCCACCATATCCGGCAAGCAGGGCAAAGGCGCCAAGCTCGTGCAGCCGGTGTCCCAACCCGTGGGTCTCGGCCCGTATGTGACCGGTATGGGCTATGTGCGCTACGCCACCGGTGAAGACTCCTGGACGGGTCGTCTCGAAGGCAGCGTCAGCGAGTGGGAAAAATACGGCGTCTTCGTCGGCATCACGGGGCGCAGCTTTGGCAACATCGAGGCCGCTGACCTCGGCGAGCTTCTCTTCACGGGTTATGATGATCTGGGCATCGACGGAAAGGTGGAGATCTTCCTCGACCCGGATACGAAGCTCACCATCGCGCACAACCAGATGCACCAGTACGATGTGTGGCGCACGCACCGCACGGTGCACGCGGTTCCCTTCGCTGGCAGCAGCGTGGGCACGGACCTGCAGCATTACTTCGACCAGGATCGCTACCTGAGCTACATCCGACTGGAGGGCAATCCTACCGGTGGTTTTGTGGACCGCTACGACTTCACCTTCTCCCATCACTTCCAGGGTGAAGACCGCTACCGTCTGCGCACTGGCGATCGGTATGACGAAGAAGGCTTCGATGTACACACGTGGGGTTTCGCGCTCAACATGCAGAGCGAAACGTCCATCGGTCTGCTGAGCTATGGCGCGAACTATTACCTCGACCAGGTGGACTCCTATCGCCGCAGCTATCAAGGTGGTGACCTCGACAGCGTGGGTCTCCAGGGCCCGGTGGGTGATGATGCGAACTATCACCTCGCCGGTGTGTACCTGCAGGATGAAGTCGACCTGAGCGATCGCTTCAAGGTGATCCTTGGGGTGCGCTACACTTATGCGGATGCCGACATCGGCCGTGCGCAGGATCCGGACACCGGCAACGCCATCTCCATCAATGACCACTGGCACAACGTCAGCGGCAGCGCCCGCGTCCTCTACAGCGTGGATGATGACAAGAAGCTCAAGCTCTTCACCGGCATCTCCCAAGGCTTCCGCGCACCGAACCTGAGTGACTTGTCTCGATTCGATATCGCCCGCTCGGGTGAACTCGAAGTGCCCTCACCTGGCCTCGATCCGGAGGAGTTCATCCTCACGGAAGCCGGTGTGCGCTGGGATTCGGACACGCTCTCCACGAGCCTCGCGTATTTCTACACAGACATCTCCGACATGATCGTGCGCGCTCCGACGGGCCGCATCATCGATGGCAGCGCCGAAGTGGAAAAGAAGAACGCGGGTGACGGTTATGTGCAGGGCATCGAGTTCGCGCTGAACTGGCAGTTCACGCCCGACTGGAGTGTCTATGGCAATGTGGCCTGGCAGGACGGCGAAGTGGATGGCTTCCCCACCTCTTCTCCGAAGTCCGTCAAGGAACCCGTCAGCCGCCTGCTTCCCTTCACCGGTCTCGTGGGTGTACGCTATGACAATCCCTCCCGCCGCTGGTGGGCAGAGGCGAATGTGCAGATCACCGATCGGGCCGACCGTCTCAGCGCGGGCGACAAGGCAGACACCCAGCGTATTCCTCCTGGTGGTACCCCCGGCTATACCCTCGCCACGGTGCGTGGCGGCTGGCGTGCCACGGATAACCTCACGCTCACCATGGCGGTGGAGAATGTCTTCGATGAAGACTACCGCATTCACGGCTCCGGCCAGAATGAGCCCGGCGTGAATTTCGTTTTCGGTGCAGAGATGCGCTTCTAG
- a CDS encoding class I SAM-dependent methyltransferase: MPHSASESRDWYDTPLYYDIIFDADTEKEADFLEMMMVRHGQVKKTRSGPLRILEPACGSGRLVAALAKRGHQVSGFDLNENMLDYSRERLNGTDLDVKLWQDRLEDFRVPGRKRFDLAHCLVSTFKYVREEEGAQSHLQRVADSLYQGGLYVLGVHLTDYADASPQHESWEGKRDGIRVTCNTHTDPPNRRARTEDLRTELRITRERRTWTQETKWQFRTYNAAQMKKLLATAPQFELVACHDFLYEVDEERKLDDSYSDIVLVLRKR, encoded by the coding sequence ATGCCCCACTCCGCTTCCGAATCCCGCGACTGGTACGACACGCCGCTTTACTACGACATCATCTTTGACGCGGACACGGAGAAGGAGGCGGACTTTCTGGAGATGATGATGGTCCGTCACGGGCAGGTGAAGAAGACGCGCAGTGGCCCGCTTAGAATCCTGGAGCCTGCATGCGGGTCAGGCAGACTGGTCGCTGCTTTGGCGAAGCGCGGCCACCAAGTGAGCGGCTTCGACTTGAATGAGAACATGCTCGACTACTCCCGTGAGCGTCTCAATGGAACCGACCTGGATGTGAAGCTCTGGCAGGATCGTCTGGAGGATTTCCGTGTCCCTGGGCGCAAGCGCTTCGATCTCGCGCATTGTCTGGTGAGCACCTTCAAGTATGTGCGGGAAGAGGAGGGCGCGCAGTCACATCTGCAACGCGTGGCGGACAGCCTGTATCAAGGTGGCCTCTATGTGCTTGGCGTGCATCTCACGGATTATGCCGATGCCAGCCCCCAGCACGAAAGTTGGGAAGGCAAGCGTGATGGCATCAGGGTCACGTGCAACACCCACACGGACCCGCCGAATCGCCGTGCTCGCACGGAGGATCTCCGCACGGAACTGCGCATCACGCGGGAACGACGCACGTGGACGCAGGAGACCAAGTGGCAGTTCCGCACGTACAATGCCGCACAGATGAAGAAACTGCTCGCGACCGCGCCGCAGTTCGAATTGGTCGCGTGTCATGACTTCCTGTATGAAGTCGATGAAGAGCGCAAACTGGATGACAGCTACAGCGACATCGTGCTGGTGCTAAGGAAGCGGTAG
- the queA gene encoding tRNA preQ1(34) S-adenosylmethionine ribosyltransferase-isomerase QueA produces the protein MLTADFDYHLPEELIASEPLADRAASRMMVVHREEGRIEHRSFRDLPEYLREGDLVVLNDTRVVPARFFSDDGSKELLRLQAFSPTKWRCMVKPGRKLRLGNTIAIGEATGTVREIYENGDRLIEFDRVVDEKSHGHLALPPYMHRQDREDDKERYQTVFAREEGSIAAPTAGLHFTPEVLAKLPHAFVTLHVGVGTFQPVKVDDVKDHVMHAERYSLSEDTASKIAEAKRVLAVGTTATRVLESIAAKHGKVVAESGETSIFIHPPYQLRVVGALLTNFHLPKSTLLMLVSAFAGRELMLRAYEEAIRERYRFYSYGDCMLIV, from the coding sequence ATGCTCACCGCCGACTTCGATTACCATCTTCCTGAAGAGCTCATCGCCAGCGAACCGCTCGCGGACCGGGCGGCGTCGCGCATGATGGTGGTGCATCGGGAGGAAGGACGCATTGAGCATCGCAGCTTTCGTGACCTGCCGGAGTACCTGCGCGAAGGGGACCTCGTGGTGCTCAATGACACGCGGGTAGTACCAGCGAGGTTCTTCTCGGATGATGGATCGAAGGAGCTGCTACGCCTACAGGCTTTCTCACCCACGAAGTGGCGCTGCATGGTGAAGCCAGGGCGCAAGCTGCGCCTGGGCAATACGATTGCCATCGGCGAAGCCACAGGCACGGTGCGGGAGATTTATGAGAATGGCGACCGCTTGATTGAGTTTGATCGTGTGGTGGACGAGAAGTCCCACGGACACCTCGCCCTGCCGCCCTACATGCACCGGCAGGATCGCGAGGACGACAAGGAGCGCTACCAGACTGTGTTCGCCCGCGAAGAAGGTTCCATCGCCGCGCCGACGGCGGGACTGCATTTCACTCCGGAGGTGCTGGCGAAGCTGCCACATGCGTTTGTCACGTTGCACGTAGGCGTGGGCACGTTCCAGCCGGTGAAGGTGGATGATGTGAAGGATCACGTGATGCACGCGGAGCGCTATTCCCTGAGTGAGGACACTGCGTCGAAGATTGCGGAAGCGAAGCGCGTGCTTGCGGTGGGCACCACGGCCACGCGAGTGCTGGAGAGCATCGCCGCGAAGCATGGCAAGGTCGTCGCGGAAAGCGGCGAGACAAGCATCTTCATTCATCCGCCGTATCAGCTCCGTGTGGTGGGCGCCTTGCTCACGAATTTCCACCTGCCCAAGTCCACCCTGCTCATGCTCGTGAGCGCCTTTGCGGGACGTGAGCTGATGCTGCGAGCGTATGAAGAGGCGATTCGCGAGCGGTACCGGTTCTACAGCTATGGGGACTGCATGCTGATTGTGTGA
- a CDS encoding SDR family oxidoreductase, with product MSQELFSLKGQTAVVIGGTGELCGAIAEGYAAAGAEVVLVGRDATKAQTRLDRIKDAGGKGYFVACDVGQKAGLESLLNEVIERSGKVDVLVNGAGVNSPTPFLDITEEEYDRIMNINTKATFLACQVFGRYFVDNKIAASIINLGSMSGLIPLSRVFTYSMSKGAVHNLSRNLAREWAPLGIRVNTLVPGFFPAEQNKKVLVPERVAKIMAHTPMARFGEAKELVGAALLLAANGAGSFITGHELVVDGGYSAMTI from the coding sequence ATGAGCCAGGAGTTGTTTTCATTGAAGGGCCAGACCGCCGTGGTCATTGGCGGTACCGGGGAATTGTGCGGCGCCATTGCCGAAGGTTACGCCGCTGCCGGCGCCGAAGTGGTGCTGGTGGGTCGTGACGCGACCAAGGCGCAGACCCGGCTGGACCGCATCAAGGATGCGGGCGGCAAGGGCTACTTCGTAGCCTGCGACGTGGGACAGAAGGCTGGCCTGGAATCCCTGCTGAACGAAGTCATTGAGCGCAGCGGCAAGGTCGACGTCCTGGTGAACGGCGCGGGCGTGAACTCCCCCACCCCCTTCCTCGACATCACAGAGGAGGAGTACGACCGCATCATGAACATCAACACGAAGGCCACCTTCCTCGCGTGCCAGGTGTTCGGCCGCTACTTCGTGGACAACAAGATTGCCGCGAGCATCATCAATCTCGGCTCCATGTCAGGCCTCATCCCGCTGAGCCGCGTCTTCACCTACTCCATGAGCAAGGGTGCGGTGCACAACCTGAGCCGCAACCTCGCCCGCGAGTGGGCGCCTCTGGGCATCCGCGTGAATACCCTCGTGCCCGGCTTCTTCCCCGCCGAGCAGAACAAGAAAGTGCTCGTGCCCGAGCGCGTGGCCAAGATCATGGCCCACACCCCCATGGCCCGCTTCGGCGAAGCCAAGGAACTCGTGGGTGCCGCCCTCCTCCTCGCTGCGAATGGCGCCGGCTCTTTCATCACGGGACACGAGCTCGTGGTGGATGGCGGGTATTCGGCGATGACGATTTAA
- a CDS encoding nitrilase-related carbon-nitrogen hydrolase, which translates to MPRCFLAALSGVFYALSFPPVKGSWLILPGIMGLLLAVRGLRGRPAFYVGFLHGMVAFGLGLTWLWHLFGVSAIALWGILALFPGAFAVAQGRAMAMGLRGWQLALFTMVNWAAWEFIRAELFPLRFPWMTAGLALGPNALLPRVGVYGAGAALVLGASLLVGRRWFPGLTTLGALAALTFVQGPVPMPDKNGPQSIRVAAIQREGASLSDLIQATRELPKEIQHVVWPEHALPYDVRAHAAEWNLLTNFCKEEDITLTLGTHTQFKDKEGWFNTALTLDGLGVRGEHHKVHPVHFFDDGTPGDTSLPVPTRKGNVGTPVCFDCDFASVVRRMTGASAETFMVPSMDAARWGAWQRLQHAELFRIRAAENARWMLVASSSGITQIIDPNGHVHASLPPLKEGVLTGVLQRSTRMTFYTRFGWLAPWFMLGAAVVWWIALLLPGAAAKKSGT; encoded by the coding sequence ATGCCCCGCTGCTTCCTCGCAGCGCTCTCCGGGGTGTTTTATGCGCTGTCCTTCCCACCGGTAAAGGGGAGCTGGTTGATTCTTCCCGGCATCATGGGGCTGCTGCTGGCCGTGCGCGGCCTGCGCGGGCGTCCGGCATTTTACGTGGGCTTCCTGCATGGCATGGTGGCCTTCGGCCTGGGCCTTACCTGGCTGTGGCATCTCTTCGGCGTAAGCGCGATTGCCTTATGGGGGATACTGGCCCTCTTCCCCGGTGCGTTCGCCGTGGCGCAGGGCCGCGCGATGGCCATGGGATTGCGCGGATGGCAGCTGGCTCTCTTCACCATGGTGAACTGGGCCGCGTGGGAGTTCATTCGCGCGGAGTTGTTCCCGCTGCGTTTCCCGTGGATGACCGCGGGTCTGGCCCTGGGTCCGAATGCCCTGCTCCCCCGCGTGGGCGTGTATGGAGCTGGCGCGGCCCTGGTGCTAGGAGCCTCCCTGCTGGTAGGACGCCGCTGGTTCCCCGGGCTCACGACGTTGGGCGCGCTGGCGGCGCTCACCTTTGTGCAGGGACCCGTACCCATGCCGGACAAAAATGGACCGCAATCCATCCGTGTCGCTGCCATCCAGCGCGAAGGTGCCTCCCTCTCCGACCTGATTCAAGCCACACGCGAATTGCCCAAGGAAATCCAGCATGTCGTGTGGCCCGAGCATGCCCTCCCCTATGATGTGCGGGCGCACGCCGCCGAGTGGAACCTGCTCACCAATTTCTGCAAGGAGGAGGACATCACCCTCACCCTGGGCACGCATACCCAGTTCAAAGACAAGGAAGGCTGGTTCAATACCGCGCTCACGCTGGATGGCCTGGGCGTGCGTGGCGAGCACCACAAGGTGCATCCCGTCCATTTCTTCGACGACGGCACCCCGGGCGATACCTCGCTGCCAGTACCCACACGGAAGGGAAATGTGGGCACGCCAGTGTGCTTTGACTGCGACTTCGCCAGTGTGGTGCGGCGCATGACCGGAGCCAGCGCGGAGACCTTCATGGTACCCTCCATGGATGCCGCCCGCTGGGGTGCCTGGCAGCGCCTCCAGCATGCGGAGCTCTTCCGCATCCGCGCCGCGGAGAACGCACGCTGGATGCTTGTGGCCTCCAGCTCAGGGATCACCCAGATCATCGACCCGAATGGGCACGTACACGCCAGCCTGCCCCCCTTGAAGGAGGGGGTGCTCACCGGCGTGCTCCAGCGCAGCACGCGCATGACCTTCTACACCCGCTTCGGCTGGCTGGCCCCATGGTTCATGCTAGGAGCGGCCGTGGTCTGGTGGATCGCCTTGCTCCTTCCCGGCGCTGCTGCTAAGAAGAGCGGCACATGA
- a CDS encoding HAD-IB family hydrolase, translating into MPSFAFFDLDHTLLPFDTQTLFANFVLRRERWRTGLLAGIAPVAVMRAVGLAKTVTTKRAFMSLYAGMKRETLFAYAKEFAETEVRRWVYPELMEIMAEHRRAGRMLILNTASPDYYAPMIGEVLGFDYSIATKVIIPEKVNVMPEVVGLNNKREAKLVHMKQAVPEVAAATKEELEDSWSYSDSSADLPLLKFAGNAMLIHPSPALEAIGKEHRWQVLRPARPYSSRWGNWGSSLRQAMGIYPSTAVQT; encoded by the coding sequence ATGCCCAGCTTCGCGTTTTTTGACCTCGATCACACCCTGCTGCCCTTCGACACGCAGACGCTGTTTGCGAACTTCGTGCTGCGTCGTGAGCGCTGGCGCACGGGTCTGCTGGCAGGCATTGCCCCCGTGGCCGTCATGCGGGCCGTGGGTCTGGCGAAGACGGTGACGACGAAGCGTGCCTTCATGAGCCTCTATGCAGGCATGAAGCGGGAGACCCTCTTCGCCTACGCGAAGGAGTTCGCCGAGACCGAGGTCAGACGCTGGGTGTATCCGGAACTGATGGAGATCATGGCCGAGCACCGGCGTGCCGGGCGCATGCTCATCCTGAATACCGCCAGCCCGGACTACTACGCCCCGATGATTGGCGAGGTGCTGGGCTTTGACTACAGCATCGCCACCAAGGTGATCATCCCGGAGAAGGTGAACGTGATGCCCGAGGTGGTGGGCTTGAACAACAAGCGCGAGGCCAAGCTCGTGCACATGAAACAGGCCGTGCCCGAGGTGGCCGCCGCCACGAAGGAGGAACTGGAAGACTCCTGGTCCTACTCTGACAGTTCCGCCGACCTGCCCCTCCTCAAGTTCGCGGGAAACGCCATGCTCATCCACCCGAGCCCAGCCCTGGAAGCCATCGGGAAGGAGCACCGCTGGCAGGTCCTGCGCCCGGCGCGCCCGTACTCCAGCCGCTGGGGGAACTGGGGCAGCTCTCTCAGGCAAGCCATGGGAATCTACCCCTCGACGGCAGTGCAAACCTAG
- a CDS encoding MBL fold metallo-hydrolase → MKNPSLPLTSLLSRRDSLRSLALALGGAAFGSQVSAEEKKQPDPTAAPAQPIKAESLGDKLAMISGAGGNILAFGGEDGVVVVDSGLENAALGVTAEIIRAAGGPASLLVNTHWHFDHVGGNGSLAKGGARIIASLNCLARVSKDQVNEFFKKDMPALPPKARPVIAIQDETQLHLNGEVIRLVPVAPAHTDGDVLVHLEKANVLHLGDVFFHETYPFIDYSSNGWLGGVAAAVRTALEYTDEKTRIIPGHGALATQQNLKDYLAFLEAMYERLHNLHSDGHTLEEAVSTLPSKSYDEKLGKGFMTPEMFVRCTYEGILRHEKKAGS, encoded by the coding sequence ATGAAGAACCCGTCGCTGCCGCTCACGTCCCTGCTTTCCCGTCGTGATTCCTTGCGCTCTCTGGCGCTTGCCCTGGGAGGCGCGGCCTTCGGATCGCAGGTGTCTGCTGAGGAAAAGAAACAGCCGGACCCCACCGCCGCTCCCGCCCAGCCGATCAAAGCAGAATCCCTCGGCGATAAGCTCGCCATGATCTCCGGCGCCGGTGGAAATATCCTCGCCTTCGGTGGTGAGGACGGTGTCGTGGTGGTCGACAGCGGTCTCGAAAACGCCGCCCTCGGCGTGACTGCGGAAATCATTCGTGCGGCAGGTGGCCCCGCGAGCCTGCTGGTGAACACGCACTGGCATTTCGATCACGTGGGCGGCAATGGCAGCCTGGCGAAAGGTGGCGCACGCATCATCGCCTCCCTGAACTGTCTCGCCCGTGTGTCCAAGGATCAGGTGAACGAATTCTTCAAAAAGGACATGCCCGCGCTGCCGCCGAAGGCACGACCGGTCATCGCCATCCAGGACGAGACGCAACTCCACCTCAACGGAGAAGTCATCCGCCTCGTCCCCGTGGCCCCCGCGCACACGGATGGCGATGTGCTGGTGCATCTGGAGAAGGCCAATGTGCTGCACCTGGGCGACGTGTTCTTCCACGAGACCTATCCCTTCATCGACTACTCCAGCAACGGCTGGCTCGGTGGTGTGGCCGCCGCGGTGCGCACGGCGCTGGAGTACACGGATGAAAAAACGCGCATCATCCCCGGTCACGGCGCGCTCGCGACCCAGCAGAACCTGAAGGACTACCTCGCCTTCCTCGAAGCCATGTACGAGCGCCTGCACAATCTGCATTCCGACGGCCACACGCTGGAGGAGGCGGTATCCACCCTGCCCAGCAAGTCCTATGACGAGAAGCTGGGCAAGGGCTTCATGACGCCGGAGATGTTCGTGCGCTGCACCTATGAAGGCATCCTCCGGCACGAGAAAAAGGCCGGCAGCTAG